From Neisseria cinerea:
GCAAGCGGCTGATTGTGAGCAGCGCGACGGTTGCCTTGCAGGAGCAGTTGGTAGACCGCGACCTGCCGTTTCTGGTCGAAAAAAGCGGTTTGGAACTGACCTTCGCACTTGCCAAAGGGCGCGGCCGCTATCTCTGCCCCTACAAACTCTATCAACTGACGCAAAGCAACGCCCAACAAAACCTGCTCGGCTTTGAAGCCCCCGCCGTCTTGTGGGACAGCAAACCCAAGCCCGAAGAATTGAAGCTGCTGCGCGACATCGCCGACGAATTTTCCGCCCGACGGTTCAACGGCGACCGCGACACTTGGCCGGAAAAAATCGATGACGCGATTTGGCTCAAAGTGACCAACGACCGCCACGGCTGCCTGAAAACCGCCTGTCCCAACCGTCCGGAATGCCCTTTTTACCTGGCACGCGATGTCTTGGAAACCGTCGATGTCGTCGTTGCCAACCATGACCTTCTGCTTGCCGACATCAGCATGGGCGGCGGCGTGATTCTGCCTGAGCCAGAAAACAGTTTCTATTGCATCGACGAAGCGCACCACCTGCCCAAAAAAGCCCTCAGCCGTTTTGCCGCCGAACATTCATGGAATATTGCCGTTTGGACGCTGGAAAAACTGCCGCAGCTTACCGGCAAAATTGCCGCGCTTACCGATAAAGCCGAACTTGCCAACCTGGCCGACGAAGCCGCCGCATCCTTGCTCGACAGCCTGCATGAATGGCAATTCCATTTGGCGGAAGAGCCATCTTTAAGTCTGGGGGTGTCTGAAAACGACAGACGAACCAACAGCGAACCGACTTGGCTGTGGGAAGACGGCAAAATCCCCGAAGGCCTCGAAACCACCGTTTCCAATACGGCCATTGCTGCGCGCAGCCTGCTCAAACACGTTATCGGGCTGAACGATGCGCTTTCTGCCGCACGCCGCGAAAAAGAACAGGACGGCGCGCTCCTCGACCGCCTGACCAGCGAGTTCGGCCTTTTTATCTCCCGTATCGAACAAATCAGCGCAGTTTGGGATTTGCTCTCCACCGTCCCCCTCGAAGGCGAAGAGCCGCTGGCAAAATGGATAACCCGCCGCGCCGACGACAAAAACGACTACATTTTCAACGCCAGCCCCATCAGCAGCGCGTCCCACCTCGCCAACAGCCTGTGGCGGCGCGCGGCAGGCGCGGTATTGACCTCCGCCACCCTGCAATCCTTGGGCAACTTTAACCTGATGCTGCGCCAAACCGGGCTGCAATGGCTGCCCGAGACCACCACCCTCGCCCTCAAAAGCCCCTTTGACTTTGAAAAACAGGGCGAACTCTACATCCCCCCCATATACGCCAGCCCCAAAGACCCCGAAGCCCACACCGAAGCCATCATCGAATGGCTGCCCAAGCTTATTTCGCCCACCGAAGCCATCGGCACACTCGTCCTGTTTTCCTCGCGCAAACAAATGCAGGATGTCGCTCTGCGCCTGCCCGGAGACTACCTGCCGCTCTTGCTCGTACAAGGCGAATTACCCAAAGCCGTCCTCCTGCAAAAACACCACCAGGCCATAGAAGAAGGCAAAGCCAGCATCATCTTCGGACTCGACAGCTTTGCCGAAGGACTCGACCTGCCCGGCACCGCCTGCGTGCAAGTCATCATCGCCAAACTCCCCTTCGCCATGCCCGACAACCCCATCGAAAAAACCCAAAACCGCTGGATAGAACAGCGCGGCGGCAACCCCTTCATCGAAATCACCGTCCCCGAAGCCGGCATCAAACTCATCCAGGCCGTCGGCCGCCTCATTCGCACCGAACAAGACTATGGCCGCGTAACCATCCTCGACAACCGCATCAAAACGCAGCGGTACGGCCAACAATTATTAGCCGGCCTGCCGCCGTTTAAAAGGATAGGGTAAACATACTGCCCTTCCCGCAACAGAAAGGAAAAATCATGAACTTCACCCGACTGCTCAACCAAGTCTTAAGCACGGTTCAAAAAAAAGGCAACACATTCTCCGACAGCCCGCTCAATTCATTCGGCGGAGGCGCGCTGGTTGCCGGTGTCGCCTCCATGCTGCTGAACGGTAAAAACCGCAAAACCATCACCAAAATCGGTTCGACCGCCGCTTTGGGCTACCTCGCCTACCGGGGCTATCAGATGTGGCAGCAAAACAAAGGGCGGGCAACCGTAACACAAAGCGATTTCCAACCTGCCGGAGAAACTGAAGAAACATACAGCCGCACCGTATTGCGCACCATGATAGCCGCCGCCGCTTCAGACGGCATGATAGACGAAGCCGAACGCCGGACTATCGAACAGGAAAGCGGCACAGACCCCGAAACTGCCGCATGGCTCGCCGCCGAATACCGCCTTCCCGCAAGCATCGAAGACATCGCCGCCTCCGTCGGCAACGATGAGGCGCTGGCGGCGGAGGCCTATCTGGCGGCAAGACTGGTATGTGCCGATTTGTCGCGGAAAGAAACCGTCTTCCTCGCCCGCCTGTCGCAAGCTTTGGAACTGGATGACAATCTGGTGGAAAACTTGGAAAGGCAATTGGGGTTTTGATTAAAAATTCCCTCCCGCAGGGGAGGGAAAAGCATTAAGAGAACAGTTATTTCCAACCACTGTCTCTCAAACCGGCAAATGAGAACCGTCCGCCGACCCGAACGGGAAACGGTATACGGCGGCATACGACGGCACAAACGATATCGGACGGCAAGGCAGGTTACTGCAATGCGCCGCCGTGTGAATGCTTGAGCAAGCTTTCATGTTTGTGGAATTCCCGCCCCATATAATAGGAACCGAATTCCGTCAGGTGATCCTGGTCGCTATAAAGATAATGGCCGTGTATTTCGACCGTGTTTTTAGGAAGGTATTTCTGTGCATCAACCCAATGCACATTGGGGATATCTTTAACCAAATCAAAGACCACCTGATTGCTCTTTTCAATATTGCCCATAGCTTGAATAGGTTGGAGATATTGGTTTATAGCAAATCTTTTCAATTTTTCCTCCCTCAAGGGCGAACGGCTGATTGATGCATTATTTGCAAAAACATATACGGGTTTGACGGCGGCTATCCTTATGTCCCGGTATTTTAAAAATGCCGTCTGAACGCGCGTTCAGACGGCATCGGTTTCAATAAACGCTCAAATCCGTTTAGCCAACGCTTCAGCCTTGCCCACATACAGTGCGGGGGTCAGCTCAAGCAATTTTGC
This genomic window contains:
- the dinG gene encoding ATP-dependent DNA helicase DinG, yielding MLTDLEKNAIRDHYQNIGKNLPGFRPRTSQREMIAAVANAFSRTLTREEGGEPPKREGESIAVIEGPTGVGKSLAYLLAGGIMAQTRGKRLIVSSATVALQEQLVDRDLPFLVEKSGLELTFALAKGRGRYLCPYKLYQLTQSNAQQNLLGFEAPAVLWDSKPKPEELKLLRDIADEFSARRFNGDRDTWPEKIDDAIWLKVTNDRHGCLKTACPNRPECPFYLARDVLETVDVVVANHDLLLADISMGGGVILPEPENSFYCIDEAHHLPKKALSRFAAEHSWNIAVWTLEKLPQLTGKIAALTDKAELANLADEAAASLLDSLHEWQFHLAEEPSLSLGVSENDRRTNSEPTWLWEDGKIPEGLETTVSNTAIAARSLLKHVIGLNDALSAARREKEQDGALLDRLTSEFGLFISRIEQISAVWDLLSTVPLEGEEPLAKWITRRADDKNDYIFNASPISSASHLANSLWRRAAGAVLTSATLQSLGNFNLMLRQTGLQWLPETTTLALKSPFDFEKQGELYIPPIYASPKDPEAHTEAIIEWLPKLISPTEAIGTLVLFSSRKQMQDVALRLPGDYLPLLLVQGELPKAVLLQKHHQAIEEGKASIIFGLDSFAEGLDLPGTACVQVIIAKLPFAMPDNPIEKTQNRWIEQRGGNPFIEITVPEAGIKLIQAVGRLIRTEQDYGRVTILDNRIKTQRYGQQLLAGLPPFKRIG
- a CDS encoding tellurite resistance TerB family protein produces the protein MNFTRLLNQVLSTVQKKGNTFSDSPLNSFGGGALVAGVASMLLNGKNRKTITKIGSTAALGYLAYRGYQMWQQNKGRATVTQSDFQPAGETEETYSRTVLRTMIAAAASDGMIDEAERRTIEQESGTDPETAAWLAAEYRLPASIEDIAASVGNDEALAAEAYLAARLVCADLSRKETVFLARLSQALELDDNLVENLERQLGF